A window of the Halobacterium hubeiense genome harbors these coding sequences:
- a CDS encoding HD domain-containing protein yields MTTIKDSVHDHIEVEGVAADLLDTPPVQRLRRIKQLGTVALVYPSANHTRFEHSLGVFHLADRALDHLGIAGQRADRVRAAAVLHDVGHSPYSHNVEGVVARRTGKEHDDVDELVTEGRVAAVLDDHDIDPEEVAALIRGDGELAQLVAGELDVDRMDYLVRDAHHTGVPYGTIDHGRLVRELTFIDGDLVLDEGNVQTAESLLLARALMNPTVYSHHVARISKSMLRRGTEALLNTTEIDAEQLRRMDDHELSVALRTHDASREFGRRLAERDLYKRAVWAEMGDVSDALLDADHDEIREFEREVAEDAGVDSDAVILDVPGKPSMRESTTGVLVGGEVRRLDEQSTLVRALQVAQREQWRLGVYAPEPHLEAVGHAAERVLGLETDGALISDVNTPGRYASLTEFE; encoded by the coding sequence ATGACGACCATCAAGGACAGCGTCCACGACCACATCGAGGTCGAGGGCGTCGCCGCCGACTTGCTGGATACGCCGCCCGTCCAGCGGCTCCGCCGCATCAAGCAGCTGGGCACCGTCGCGCTCGTCTACCCCTCCGCGAACCACACGCGCTTCGAGCACTCCCTGGGCGTCTTCCACCTCGCCGACCGCGCGCTCGACCACCTCGGCATCGCCGGCCAGCGCGCCGACCGCGTGCGCGCCGCGGCGGTCCTCCACGACGTCGGCCACAGCCCGTACAGCCACAACGTCGAGGGCGTCGTCGCCCGCCGCACCGGCAAGGAACACGACGACGTGGACGAACTCGTCACCGAGGGCCGCGTCGCCGCCGTCCTCGACGACCACGACATCGACCCCGAGGAGGTCGCGGCGCTGATTCGCGGCGACGGCGAACTCGCCCAGTTGGTCGCGGGCGAACTGGACGTGGACCGGATGGACTATCTCGTGCGGGACGCCCACCACACCGGCGTCCCCTACGGCACCATCGACCACGGCCGCCTCGTCCGCGAACTGACGTTCATCGACGGCGACCTCGTGCTCGACGAGGGGAACGTCCAGACTGCCGAGTCCCTCCTGCTGGCGCGCGCGCTGATGAACCCGACCGTCTACAGCCACCACGTCGCCCGCATCAGCAAGTCGATGCTCCGCCGCGGCACCGAAGCCCTCCTGAACACCACGGAAATCGACGCCGAGCAGCTCCGCCGCATGGACGACCACGAGCTCTCCGTCGCCCTGCGAACTCACGACGCGAGCCGCGAGTTCGGCCGCCGGCTCGCCGAGCGCGACCTCTACAAGCGCGCCGTCTGGGCGGAGATGGGCGACGTCAGCGACGCCCTCCTCGACGCCGACCACGACGAAATCCGCGAGTTCGAGCGCGAGGTCGCCGAGGACGCGGGCGTCGATTCGGACGCCGTAATCTTGGACGTCCCCGGGAAGCCGTCGATGCGCGAGTCCACGACCGGCGTGCTGGTCGGCGGGGAGGTCCGCCGGCTGGACGAACAATCCACGCTCGTGCGCGCGCTCCAGGTCGCCCAGCGCGAGCAGTGGCGCCTCGGCGTCTACGCGCCCGAACCGCACCTCGAAGCCGTCGGCCACGCCGCCGAGCGCGTGCTCGGCCTCGAAACCGACGGTGCGCTCATCAGCGACGTGAACACGCCCGGGCGGTACGCGTCGCTGACAGAGTTCGAGTAG
- a CDS encoding universal stress protein translates to MGRYERILVPTDGSEETREAVEHAIDLAAEHDATVHALYVVNSASFSGLPMESSWESVAAMMNEEGAAALDDVEALADDRGVPVERALVDGNPSREIVRYAEDCDLVVMGTHGRGGIDRLLLGSVAEKVVRSSSVPVLTVRVDDES, encoded by the coding sequence ATGGGCCGCTACGAGCGCATCCTCGTGCCGACCGACGGCAGCGAGGAGACACGGGAGGCGGTCGAACACGCCATCGACCTCGCCGCCGAACACGACGCGACCGTCCACGCGCTGTACGTCGTCAACTCCGCGAGCTTCTCCGGGCTCCCGATGGAGTCCTCGTGGGAGAGCGTCGCCGCGATGATGAACGAGGAGGGCGCCGCCGCGCTCGACGACGTCGAGGCGCTGGCGGACGACCGCGGCGTCCCCGTCGAGCGCGCGCTCGTCGACGGCAACCCCAGCCGGGAGATTGTCCGGTACGCCGAGGACTGTGACCTCGTCGTGATGGGCACGCACGGCCGCGGCGGCATCGACCGGCTGCTGCTCGGGAGCGTCGCGGAGAAAGTCGTCCGGTCGTCGTCGGTGCCGGTGTTGACGGTGCGCGTCGACGACGAGAGCTAG
- a CDS encoding amidohydrolase family protein, which yields MELSGTVLWGEEYEPVEGTLVVEDGEVVRLDEELTDSEDVVLPAFVNAHTHLGDSIAKEAGRGLTLEELVAPPDGLKHRLLREASREELVEGMRRSLQFMHQTGTTRTLEFREGGVEGVHALREAAEGTGVDPFIFGRETTDVLGVADGFGASGAADGEFGKERNAARDAGKPFAIHAGEVDSRDINPAIDLDPDLLVHMVHAEGLHLDRVEDNGIPVAVCPRSNLVTDVGTPPVSELLDRTTVALGTDNVMTNSPSMFREMAFASKLFDVSAPEVLRMATRAGAEILGEDHGVLEAGREARVLVLDGDSDNLTGVRDPVRAVVRRAGASDVKRVVTPESLAE from the coding sequence ATGGAACTCTCCGGAACCGTCCTCTGGGGCGAGGAGTACGAGCCCGTGGAGGGCACGCTCGTCGTCGAGGACGGCGAGGTCGTCCGACTGGACGAGGAACTGACCGACTCCGAGGACGTCGTGTTGCCGGCGTTCGTGAACGCGCACACCCACCTCGGGGACTCCATCGCGAAGGAGGCGGGCCGCGGGCTCACGCTCGAAGAACTCGTCGCACCGCCGGACGGCCTGAAACACCGATTGCTCCGCGAGGCGAGCCGCGAGGAGCTCGTCGAGGGGATGCGACGCAGCCTCCAGTTCATGCACCAGACGGGCACGACGCGCACGCTGGAGTTCCGGGAGGGCGGCGTCGAGGGCGTGCACGCGCTCCGCGAGGCCGCCGAGGGCACGGGCGTAGACCCGTTCATCTTCGGGCGGGAGACGACGGACGTGCTCGGCGTCGCGGACGGGTTCGGCGCGAGCGGCGCGGCCGACGGCGAGTTCGGCAAGGAGCGCAACGCCGCCCGTGACGCCGGGAAGCCGTTCGCCATCCACGCCGGCGAGGTGGACTCGCGGGACATCAACCCCGCCATCGACCTCGACCCGGACTTGCTCGTGCACATGGTCCACGCCGAGGGCCTGCACCTCGACCGCGTCGAGGACAACGGGATTCCGGTCGCGGTGTGTCCGCGGTCGAACCTCGTGACGGACGTCGGGACGCCGCCGGTCAGCGAGCTGTTAGACCGCACGACGGTCGCGCTCGGCACGGACAACGTGATGACGAACAGCCCGTCGATGTTCCGCGAGATGGCGTTCGCGTCGAAGCTCTTCGACGTCTCCGCGCCCGAGGTGCTGCGGATGGCGACCCGCGCGGGCGCCGAGATTCTGGGCGAGGACCACGGCGTCCTCGAAGCCGGCCGCGAAGCCCGCGTGCTCGTGCTCGACGGCGATTCGGACAACCTGACTGGCGTCCGCGACCCCGTGCGCGCGGTCGTGCGCCGCGCCGGCGCCAGCGACGTGAAGCGGGTCGTCACGCCCGAGTCGCTGGCGGAGTAG
- the cofD gene encoding 2-phospho-L-lactate transferase, which translates to MTTFLAGGTGTPKLLAGGREVFDPADATVVANTGDDVELGGLFVCPDVDTVLFEGGGVLDRETWWGIEGDDATTHDYLTDLSREAGIEPGPRYLPDDRQTAGRDLARWRRFSAASEFMFIGDRDRAVHVLRTSLLDEGNSLTEVTRTLADAFDVTADVVPMSDDPVATIVHTPDGPVHFQEFWVAEDGEPAVEDVEFRGADRAAPSDAALEALRDGPVVIGPSNPVTSIGPMLALDGVREALRETTVVAVSPFVEDEVFSGPAAKLMDAVGYEPSTAGVADAYPFADAFVLDDADNTSLDRPVVRTDTEMNDDADAERVARACQQAVERASGEVA; encoded by the coding sequence ATGACGACGTTCCTCGCCGGGGGGACGGGTACCCCCAAGCTCCTCGCGGGCGGCCGCGAGGTCTTCGACCCCGCCGACGCCACGGTCGTCGCGAACACCGGCGACGACGTGGAGCTCGGTGGCCTGTTCGTCTGTCCCGACGTCGACACCGTGCTGTTCGAGGGCGGCGGCGTGCTGGACCGCGAGACGTGGTGGGGCATCGAGGGCGACGACGCGACGACCCACGACTACCTCACGGACCTCTCCCGGGAGGCGGGCATCGAACCGGGTCCGCGCTACCTCCCCGACGACCGACAGACCGCGGGCCGCGACCTCGCGCGCTGGCGGCGCTTCTCGGCGGCGTCGGAGTTCATGTTCATCGGGGACCGCGACCGCGCGGTCCACGTCCTCCGCACCAGCCTCCTCGACGAGGGCAACTCTCTCACCGAGGTCACGCGGACGCTCGCGGACGCCTTCGACGTCACCGCCGACGTGGTGCCGATGAGCGACGACCCCGTCGCGACCATCGTCCACACGCCCGACGGCCCCGTCCACTTCCAGGAGTTCTGGGTCGCCGAGGACGGCGAGCCCGCGGTCGAGGACGTGGAATTCCGCGGCGCCGACCGAGCCGCCCCGAGCGACGCCGCCCTCGAGGCGCTCCGGGACGGCCCCGTGGTCATCGGCCCGTCGAACCCCGTCACGAGTATCGGCCCGATGCTCGCGCTCGACGGCGTTCGCGAGGCGCTCCGCGAGACCACCGTGGTCGCCGTCTCGCCGTTCGTCGAGGACGAAGTGTTCTCGGGGCCAGCGGCGAAACTGATGGACGCAGTGGGCTACGAGCCGTCGACGGCGGGCGTCGCGGACGCCTACCCGTTCGCGGACGCGTTCGTGCTCGACGACGCCGACAACACGAGCCTCGACCGGCCCGTCGTCCGCACGGACACCGAGATGAACGACGACGCGGACGCCGAGCGCGTCGCTCGCGCGTGCCAGCAGGCCGTCGAGCGCGCCAGCGGGGAGGTGGCCTGA
- a CDS encoding DUF7537 family lipoprotein: protein MRKQIAAVAVAALLVLAGCSAGGGAGTTAPGTATGADAVYESPLNGTTVAQNHEAVVREAGSFTLVSTSTQTQAGQSFTREGSTAVDLDSGAYLSNRTVRGQNVLQYGYGNGTAFQRVTVGNQTQYAVPQQTPNTTQLAGDQLASFVGLFAFSYNGTESADGTTVHVYEANGVDAINESAPGFANLDTSNLTNVSSEVRVTDDGLVTEFGYSLSIDTGDGEASASLNQQYLDVGSTEVSEPAWLDEARANTSA, encoded by the coding sequence ATGCGAAAACAGATTGCGGCTGTCGCGGTCGCCGCTCTCCTCGTGCTCGCCGGCTGTAGCGCCGGCGGGGGCGCCGGGACGACGGCGCCCGGGACCGCGACCGGCGCCGACGCAGTGTACGAGTCGCCGCTGAACGGAACGACGGTCGCACAGAACCACGAGGCCGTGGTCCGCGAGGCCGGGTCGTTCACGCTCGTCTCCACGTCGACGCAGACGCAGGCCGGCCAGTCGTTCACCCGCGAGGGCTCGACGGCGGTCGACCTCGACTCCGGCGCGTACCTCTCCAACCGGACGGTCCGCGGTCAGAACGTCCTGCAGTACGGCTACGGCAACGGGACGGCGTTCCAGCGCGTCACTGTGGGTAACCAGACGCAGTACGCGGTCCCCCAGCAGACCCCGAACACCACCCAGCTCGCGGGCGACCAGCTGGCGTCGTTCGTCGGCCTGTTCGCGTTCTCCTACAACGGCACTGAGAGCGCCGACGGAACGACGGTTCACGTCTACGAGGCCAACGGCGTCGATGCAATCAACGAGTCAGCGCCCGGCTTCGCCAACCTCGACACGAGTAACCTCACGAACGTCAGCTCGGAGGTCCGCGTCACCGACGACGGGCTCGTGACCGAGTTCGGGTACTCGCTGTCCATCGATACGGGCGACGGCGAAGCGTCGGCGTCCCTGAACCAGCAGTACCTCGACGTGGGCTCGACGGAGGTCTCCGAGCCCGCGTGGCTCGACGAGGCGCGCGCGAACACTTCCGCCTGA